Proteins from a genomic interval of Paraconexibacter algicola:
- a CDS encoding TlyA family RNA methyltransferase yields MPKVRLDTLLHERGLFASRSRAAASVMAGEVRLGTDGARAQKPGQLVPDDAVVTVDEAPRYVSRGGVKLANALDARAIEVAGRRALDVGASTGGFTDCLLQRGAAHVVALDVAYGELHWNVRTDERVTVVERTNARALTPDQLPYAPDLVVCDVSFISLTKVLPAVLACLDPARHDVLAMVKPQFEVGRERLGKGGVVRDADDRRAALVAVAAAARDGSGATVLGFASSGLPGPKGNRETFVHLAEPGRDGAVTDLEAAAREVEP; encoded by the coding sequence ATGCCCAAGGTCCGCCTGGACACCCTGCTCCACGAGCGCGGCCTGTTCGCGTCGCGCAGTCGCGCCGCCGCCTCGGTGATGGCGGGCGAGGTGCGACTGGGCACCGACGGCGCCCGCGCGCAGAAGCCCGGCCAGCTCGTCCCCGACGACGCCGTCGTCACCGTCGACGAGGCCCCGCGCTACGTGTCCCGCGGCGGCGTGAAGCTCGCCAACGCGCTCGACGCGCGAGCGATCGAGGTCGCCGGGCGCCGGGCGCTCGACGTCGGCGCCTCCACGGGCGGGTTCACCGACTGCTTGCTGCAGCGCGGCGCCGCCCACGTCGTGGCGCTCGACGTCGCCTACGGGGAGCTGCACTGGAACGTCCGCACGGACGAGCGGGTCACGGTCGTCGAGCGCACCAACGCCCGCGCGCTGACCCCGGACCAGCTGCCGTACGCTCCCGACCTCGTGGTCTGCGACGTCTCGTTCATCTCGCTGACGAAGGTCCTGCCGGCGGTCCTCGCCTGCCTGGACCCGGCGCGCCACGACGTCCTCGCGATGGTCAAGCCGCAGTTCGAGGTCGGCCGCGAGCGCCTGGGCAAGGGCGGCGTGGTCCGCGACGCCGACGACCGGCGCGCCGCGCTCGTCGCCGTCGCCGCCGCCGCCCGGGACGGCTCCGGCGCCACCGTCCTGGGCTTCGCGTCCTCCGGCCTGCCGGGCCCCAAGGGCAACCGCGAGACGTTCGTGCACCTCGCCGAGCCGGGCCGCGACGGGGCCGTGACCGATCTCGAGGCGGCCGCCCGGGAGGTCGAGCCGTGA